One genomic region from Streptomyces sp. NBC_00582 encodes:
- a CDS encoding oxygenase MpaB family protein, translated as MTGETGDPGLFTPASVTWQMHGDPMMWVAGIRALYLQALHPRAVRGVMENSDFRHDAWGRLMRTANFVGTTTYGTGDAAEKAGARVRKIHRLLTATDPDTGERYPVDEPGLLLWVHCAEIDSYLHVLRRSGYPLTDAAADRYVAEHRVSARLVGLDPSGVPADQAEMKAYFEKVRPELAAGADARAVDDFLLRPPTHPLLVPARTLLWRRVADLAYASLPPYAHALYGRPAPRPATVTRRLRATGTLLRRIPAHVRWQLPPQHILRAMARLGPQARPAPHKVPL; from the coding sequence ATGACGGGTGAGACGGGTGATCCGGGGCTGTTCACCCCGGCGAGCGTGACATGGCAGATGCACGGCGACCCGATGATGTGGGTCGCCGGCATCCGCGCCCTCTATCTCCAGGCGCTCCATCCGCGCGCCGTCCGCGGGGTCATGGAGAACTCCGACTTCCGGCACGACGCCTGGGGCCGGCTCATGCGCACCGCGAACTTCGTCGGCACCACGACCTACGGCACCGGCGACGCCGCGGAGAAGGCCGGAGCCCGGGTCCGCAAGATCCATCGCCTGCTCACGGCCACCGACCCCGACACCGGCGAGCGCTACCCGGTCGACGAACCCGGCCTGCTGCTGTGGGTCCACTGCGCCGAGATCGACTCGTATCTGCACGTCCTGCGCCGCTCCGGCTACCCCCTCACCGACGCCGCCGCCGACCGCTATGTGGCCGAACACCGCGTCAGCGCCCGTCTGGTGGGCCTCGATCCCTCGGGCGTGCCCGCCGACCAGGCCGAGATGAAGGCCTACTTCGAGAAGGTACGACCCGAACTCGCCGCCGGAGCGGACGCGCGGGCGGTGGACGACTTCCTGCTCCGGCCGCCCACCCACCCCCTGCTCGTCCCCGCGCGCACCCTGCTGTGGCGGCGCGTGGCCGACCTGGCCTACGCCTCCCTGCCGCCGTACGCCCACGCGCTGTACGGCAGACCGGCACCGCGCCCCGCCACCGTCACCCGGCGGTTGCGCGCCACGGGCACCCTGCTGCGCCGTATCCCCGCCCACGTACGCTGGCAGCTCCCGCCCCAGCACATCCTGCGCGCCATGGCGAGACTGGGCCCCCAGGCCCGTCCCGCACCGCACAAGGTCCCGCTGTAG
- a CDS encoding NmrA family NAD(P)-binding protein, producing the protein MSSHATSTIFVIGGTGAQGIPIVRALVADKKYSVKVLTRDANSPRAQALVALGNVSVLEGTFADEEVLREGFRGCDGAFINIDGFNTGEKAETYWAIRTYEIAIEEGIKFFVYGNLDYALKKSGYDSRFRTGHYDGKGRMAEWVLFQNEKNRDRMGAAVFTSGPYIEMVISPLTPMTPSVEDGVVTWRVPLGEGAVPHVALEDCGFYVRWLFDNPERANGMDLEVAIEHMTYADMAAAFEKVTGHPAQYIDTDLDEYWNSPDLTGIADDPAGYNADPHDKSTMSFRDNFTGFWNVWKHGIITRDYALLDEIHPNRIRSAEEWFRREDELGRESGKGSLWERVQPENWTMDSAVLKSSADFRTGKL; encoded by the coding sequence ATGTCTTCTCACGCCACCTCCACCATCTTCGTCATTGGCGGCACAGGGGCCCAAGGAATCCCGATCGTGCGCGCTCTGGTCGCCGACAAGAAGTACTCCGTCAAGGTCCTGACCCGGGACGCCAACTCCCCCCGAGCGCAGGCGCTCGTCGCGCTGGGAAATGTCTCCGTCCTCGAAGGGACGTTCGCCGACGAGGAGGTACTGCGCGAGGGATTTCGCGGCTGCGACGGGGCGTTCATCAACATCGACGGGTTCAACACCGGTGAGAAGGCGGAGACGTACTGGGCCATCCGCACGTACGAGATCGCGATCGAGGAAGGAATCAAGTTCTTCGTCTACGGCAATCTCGACTACGCCCTCAAGAAGTCGGGCTACGACTCCAGGTTCCGCACCGGCCACTATGACGGCAAGGGCCGCATGGCCGAATGGGTGCTGTTCCAGAACGAGAAGAACAGGGACCGGATGGGAGCCGCGGTCTTCACGTCGGGCCCCTACATCGAGATGGTGATCTCGCCGCTCACGCCCATGACACCCTCCGTCGAGGACGGCGTCGTCACCTGGCGCGTCCCGCTCGGCGAGGGGGCCGTCCCGCACGTCGCCCTGGAAGACTGCGGCTTCTACGTCCGCTGGCTCTTCGACAACCCGGAACGGGCCAACGGCATGGACCTCGAAGTCGCCATCGAGCACATGACCTACGCCGACATGGCAGCGGCCTTCGAAAAGGTCACCGGGCACCCGGCGCAGTACATCGACACCGACCTGGACGAGTACTGGAACAGTCCGGACCTGACAGGGATCGCCGATGACCCTGCCGGATACAACGCCGATCCCCACGACAAGAGCACCATGAGTTTCCGCGACAACTTCACCGGCTTCTGGAATGTGTGGAAGCACGGGATCATCACCAGGGACTACGCCCTGCTCGACGAGATCCACCCCAACAGGATCAGGAGCGCCGAGGAGTGGTTCCGCCGGGAGGACGAGCTGGGCCGGGAGTCCGGCAAGGGAAGCCTGTGGGAGAGGGTCCAGCCGGAAAACTGGACCATGGACTCCGCGGTCCTCAAGAGCAGCGCCGACTTCAGGACGGGCAAGCTTTGA
- a CDS encoding substrate-binding domain-containing protein, protein MSPAARRASTARTDGWAASFAGSLGGGGGVCPSPSRAAVIHAPRHSGPELAHVRDEKPVSFTTVNRSVSPCKSAPPGRSHPGLPRSGAAGGARGQHALLADQRPGRRRGVGTGRHPGPAVAAFNDLIALAVLASCRTQHIGVPDDLALIRVDDLPVSSLAVPALTTIGMDLTTAARNLTAGILSAATPQPAVSPTCPVSTPSAPALDRDLVAGGRWKGGRRRSSTRSDWAAEASAGRVLRDGGHL, encoded by the coding sequence GTGTCACCGGCCGCGCGCCGGGCGAGTACGGCCCGCACGGACGGGTGGGCGGCCAGCTTCGCCGGAAGCCTGGGAGGCGGAGGCGGCGTGTGCCCCTCGCCATCGCGCGCGGCAGTCATCCATGCTCCTCGTCACTCGGGCCCGGAACTCGCCCACGTGCGCGACGAGAAACCGGTCAGTTTCACCACCGTAAACCGATCGGTTTCCCCGTGCAAGTCCGCGCCGCCCGGAAGGAGCCACCCGGGCCTGCCGCGATCCGGGGCTGCCGGCGGCGCACGTGGTCAGCATGCGCTACTCGCGGACCAGCGCCCGGGACGCCGTCGCGGAGTGGGCACAGGCCGCCACCCCGGTCCGGCGGTCGCCGCGTTCAACGACCTCATCGCTCTCGCCGTCCTGGCGAGCTGCCGCACGCAGCACATCGGCGTCCCGGACGACCTGGCGCTCATCCGCGTCGACGACCTCCCCGTGAGCTCGCTCGCCGTACCGGCCCTCACCACCATCGGCATGGACCTCACCACCGCGGCCCGCAATCTCACCGCCGGCATCCTCTCGGCGGCCACCCCCCAGCCAGCCGTGTCACCAACCTGTCCGGTCAGCACACCTAGTGCCCCGGCCCTAGATCGTGATCTTGTTGCTGGAGGGCGGTGGAAGGGGGGCCGCCGTCGGTCGTCGACGAGATCGGACTGGGCAGCAGAGGCGTCCGCTGGTCGAGTCCTCCGAGACGGCGGGCATCTTTGA
- a CDS encoding 4Fe-4S binding protein, with the protein MTAARDGEGHTPPPPPRLPAKLAAHPSVRAVLARRAAGDTARPPAVIDAAWLRELCLAAGADDMAAVSLDHPDLAGEREYAQSALPGTRSLIAMAVRLNRDNCRSPARSVANQEYHQTDEQANHAARGVTQALQDAGYRALNPSVGFPQEMDRYSRDRIWVVAHKTVAVAAGLGVMGLHRNVIHPKFGSFMLLVTVLVDAEVSEYGQPLDYNPCIDCKLCVAACPVGAIAKDGAFDGLACATHNYREFMSGFTDWVQTVADSEDAADYRSRVTDSESASMWQSLASPPGYKSGYCLAVCPAGEDVLGPYLDDRKSFMDTVLRPLRDKRETLYVLPGSQAQEYARRRFPHKPIKEVTGGWQPPAKRSASPERETPTS; encoded by the coding sequence ATGACTGCCGCGCGCGATGGCGAGGGGCACACGCCGCCTCCGCCTCCCAGGCTTCCGGCGAAGCTGGCCGCCCACCCGTCCGTGCGGGCCGTACTCGCCCGGCGCGCGGCCGGTGACACGGCGCGCCCGCCGGCGGTGATCGACGCGGCCTGGCTGCGCGAGCTGTGTCTGGCGGCCGGTGCGGACGACATGGCCGCGGTGAGCCTGGACCACCCCGACCTGGCTGGCGAACGCGAGTACGCCCAGTCCGCGCTGCCCGGCACTCGGAGCCTGATCGCGATGGCGGTCCGGCTGAACCGCGACAACTGCCGCTCCCCGGCCCGCAGCGTGGCCAACCAGGAGTACCACCAGACCGACGAACAGGCCAACCACGCCGCACGCGGCGTCACCCAGGCGCTCCAGGACGCCGGGTACCGCGCACTCAATCCGTCCGTCGGCTTCCCCCAGGAGATGGACCGCTACTCCCGTGACCGGATCTGGGTCGTCGCTCACAAGACGGTCGCGGTGGCCGCCGGGCTCGGCGTGATGGGTCTGCATCGCAACGTCATCCACCCGAAGTTCGGCAGCTTCATGCTGCTGGTCACCGTTCTGGTGGACGCGGAGGTGAGCGAGTACGGACAGCCGCTGGACTACAACCCCTGTATCGACTGCAAGTTGTGCGTCGCGGCCTGCCCGGTCGGCGCCATCGCCAAGGACGGCGCGTTCGACGGACTGGCCTGCGCCACCCACAACTACCGCGAGTTCATGAGCGGGTTCACCGACTGGGTGCAGACGGTGGCCGACAGCGAGGACGCCGCGGACTACCGCTCCCGGGTCACCGACTCCGAGAGCGCCTCCATGTGGCAGAGCCTGGCCTCGCCCCCCGGCTACAAGTCCGGCTACTGCCTCGCCGTCTGCCCGGCCGGCGAGGACGTCCTGGGCCCGTACCTGGACGACCGCAAGTCGTTCATGGACACCGTGCTGCGGCCGCTGCGGGACAAGAGGGAAACGCTCTACGTCCTGCCGGGCTCCCAGGCGCAGGAGTACGCCCGGCGCCGTTTCCCCCACAAGCCGATCAAGGAAGTCACCGGCGGCTGGCAGCCCCCGGCGAAGCGTTCCGCGTCCCCCGAACGAGAGACACCTACGTCATGA
- a CDS encoding DUF3533 domain-containing protein encodes MSGMSPFRVLRAKPLWIANGVITGVLALLFAVFYVGANIDPVDHMTKLPVGLVNADKGAGQVNLGAQITESIRKSTANGGKIDWKVMDERELKEELGEGKLFGALVVPADFTSSVTALTSTTTTGAPARPTLTVLTNQSAGSIGSGLARTATTRAAESASLQVGKELTARSGAQQAKLPAAARVLLADPAAVTVKDGHPLDSHSGLGLTAFYYALTLVVVGMLSANVISGQVDHALGYTHNDMGPRRLHRPLIRATRVQTLAISTTLMAGLSLLMGTLVMAGAVGLMGMDASHLPLLWLYSVCAIAVAGIGALTLLAVFGTPGMLVVTLVFIGMAVPTAGATTPIEALPGFYRFLAEFEPLRQITGGIRSILYYDAQGDAGLTRGWVMMAAALAAAALFGFGVLGWYDRKGLHRIPVETTSEKTAVPA; translated from the coding sequence ATGAGTGGCATGTCCCCCTTCCGTGTCCTGCGCGCCAAACCTCTGTGGATCGCCAACGGCGTCATCACGGGCGTACTCGCGCTGCTGTTCGCCGTGTTCTACGTCGGCGCCAACATCGATCCGGTCGATCACATGACCAAGCTGCCCGTCGGCCTGGTCAACGCGGACAAGGGAGCGGGCCAGGTCAACCTCGGGGCTCAGATCACCGAGTCGATCAGGAAGTCCACCGCGAACGGGGGCAAGATCGACTGGAAGGTGATGGACGAGAGGGAGCTGAAGGAGGAACTCGGCGAGGGCAAGCTGTTCGGCGCGCTCGTCGTCCCCGCCGACTTCACCTCCTCCGTCACCGCACTGACGAGCACCACGACCACCGGCGCACCGGCCCGCCCGACGCTGACGGTCCTCACCAACCAGTCGGCCGGCAGCATCGGATCCGGCCTGGCCCGCACGGCGACGACCCGGGCGGCCGAGAGCGCCTCGCTCCAGGTGGGCAAGGAGCTGACCGCGCGGAGCGGCGCCCAGCAGGCGAAACTCCCTGCCGCGGCACGTGTGCTGCTCGCCGACCCGGCCGCCGTCACGGTGAAGGACGGCCACCCCCTCGACTCGCACAGCGGCCTGGGCCTGACGGCGTTCTACTACGCGCTCACCCTCGTGGTCGTCGGCATGCTCTCCGCCAACGTCATCAGCGGCCAGGTCGACCACGCCCTCGGCTACACCCACAACGACATGGGTCCCCGGCGCCTGCACCGTCCCCTGATCCGGGCGACCCGGGTGCAGACCCTCGCCATCAGCACCACCCTCATGGCCGGACTGTCGCTGCTGATGGGCACCCTGGTCATGGCGGGTGCGGTCGGCCTCATGGGCATGGACGCTTCCCATCTGCCGCTGCTGTGGCTGTACTCGGTGTGCGCCATCGCGGTCGCCGGGATCGGCGCGCTCACCCTCCTCGCGGTCTTCGGCACGCCCGGCATGCTCGTGGTCACGCTGGTCTTCATTGGAATGGCGGTGCCGACGGCAGGCGCCACCACCCCCATCGAGGCGCTGCCCGGCTTCTACCGCTTCCTCGCGGAGTTCGAGCCGCTGCGGCAGATCACCGGCGGAATCCGCTCGATCCTCTACTACGACGCCCAGGGCGACGCAGGGCTGACCCGGGGCTGGGTCATGATGGCGGCCGCTCTCGCGGCGGCGGCGCTGTTCGGCTTCGGCGTGCTGGGGTGGTACGACCGCAAGGGTCTGCACCGCATCCCGGTGGAGACGACGTCAGAGAAGACGGCGGTCCCGGCCTAG
- a CDS encoding alpha/beta fold hydrolase, whose product MPEQQPRPTMHIPGTTSHTIAPRAGHGGEGTLRYLKAGTGAPLVLLHTLRTQAEHFRSLIPLIAERYTVYALDLPGMGYSEIVPGASYEESALRTGVERLLTELDLRDVTLVGESLGGVLALTTAADLPERVRRVVSVNPYDYRDGIARSSLIARVVISGIIAPGVGKLIAEQEPKPVLRRILQGGVGDKAAFREDYLDELLQSGRRPGFPTVARALYRNMPSLIAARSRYPEVKAPVHLIYGENDWSRPSDREANKRLLPAADFTQVPGADHFIALERPEVVADLLNAVA is encoded by the coding sequence ATGCCCGAGCAGCAGCCACGTCCCACGATGCACATTCCGGGGACCACCAGCCACACCATCGCCCCGCGCGCGGGACACGGCGGCGAGGGAACGCTGCGCTACCTCAAGGCGGGCACCGGCGCCCCCCTGGTCCTGCTGCACACTCTGCGCACGCAGGCCGAGCACTTCCGCTCGCTCATTCCGCTGATCGCGGAGCGGTACACCGTGTACGCCCTCGATCTGCCGGGGATGGGCTATTCCGAGATCGTGCCCGGGGCGTCGTACGAAGAGTCGGCGCTGCGTACGGGCGTCGAGCGACTCCTCACCGAACTCGACCTGCGCGACGTGACGTTGGTGGGGGAATCCCTGGGTGGAGTGCTCGCCCTGACCACCGCGGCCGATCTGCCGGAGCGGGTACGGCGCGTCGTCTCGGTGAACCCGTACGACTACCGCGACGGCATCGCCCGGTCCAGCCTCATCGCCCGCGTGGTGATCAGCGGGATCATCGCTCCGGGGGTGGGCAAGTTGATCGCCGAGCAGGAACCCAAGCCCGTCCTGCGCAGGATCCTGCAGGGCGGCGTCGGCGACAAGGCCGCTTTCCGGGAGGACTACCTGGACGAGCTTCTCCAGTCCGGCAGGCGTCCCGGCTTCCCGACCGTCGCCCGCGCCCTGTACCGGAACATGCCCAGCCTCATCGCGGCCCGCTCGCGCTACCCCGAGGTCAAGGCTCCCGTCCACCTCATCTACGGCGAGAACGACTGGTCCCGCCCATCGGACCGGGAGGCCAACAAGAGGTTGCTTCCCGCCGCCGACTTCACGCAGGTACCGGGAGCGGACCACTTCATCGCTCTGGAGAGGCCGGAGGTGGTGGCCGACCTGCTGAACGCGGTGGCATGA
- a CDS encoding TetR/AcrR family transcriptional regulator → MTTEVKLSPRERLLEAAAALTYRDGVNIGVEALCKAAGVSKRSMYQLFQSKDELLAASLERRTSTHVAALLPAADDDRPPRERILHVFGQVESQSGAPDFYGCPFLAAQIELKDRSHPASRVAHGVKENLTAFFRAEAERGGASDPGLLARQLSLVFDGGSARAGIGADELAGLFAPTVITLLDAAGVR, encoded by the coding sequence GTGACCACTGAAGTGAAACTGAGCCCCAGGGAACGGCTGCTGGAGGCGGCGGCCGCACTCACCTACCGAGACGGTGTCAACATCGGCGTCGAGGCGCTGTGCAAAGCGGCCGGAGTGTCGAAGCGCTCCATGTACCAGCTGTTCCAGAGCAAGGACGAACTGCTCGCGGCGAGCCTGGAGCGGCGCACCTCCACCCATGTGGCGGCCCTCCTGCCCGCGGCGGACGACGACCGGCCCCCCAGGGAGCGCATCCTGCACGTCTTCGGGCAGGTGGAATCGCAGTCGGGCGCCCCCGATTTCTACGGCTGCCCCTTCCTTGCCGCGCAGATCGAGCTCAAGGACCGGAGTCACCCGGCGAGCCGCGTCGCCCATGGGGTCAAGGAGAACCTGACCGCCTTCTTCCGTGCCGAGGCCGAGCGGGGCGGAGCGAGCGATCCCGGTCTGCTGGCCCGGCAGCTCAGCCTCGTCTTCGACGGTGGCAGCGCCCGCGCGGGCATCGGAGCTGACGAACTGGCGGGGCTCTTCGCGCCCACGGTGATCACGCTGCTCGACGCGGCGGGTGTGCGCTGA
- a CDS encoding NUDIX hydrolase yields MDTEASQTAALLVNGRGQYLLHLRDAYKPIWDPGTWSLPGGAREGDETPEEAVARELLEETGLVIEGMTRFTVTEDTTVFLGRWDGDPSRIPVGEGIMFAFFDASTVRHLVVAPWAAEVLALHRGDGSVPVRREAPHVVGVHLYLEQDGRILLGLRHPDAAFAPRTHHFLAGHCEQESAVTCLVREAREEAGLEIDPADVELVHTVHIDNGFRRRPRIQLVFRARRWGGEPRLLEPDKCLGWDWWPLDALPEPMVDYARAAVDGIRAGRAYTELGWG; encoded by the coding sequence ATGGACACCGAGGCGAGTCAGACGGCCGCGCTCCTGGTCAACGGGCGGGGGCAGTATCTGCTGCATCTGCGGGACGCCTACAAGCCGATCTGGGATCCGGGCACCTGGTCGCTGCCCGGCGGGGCGCGGGAGGGGGACGAGACGCCGGAGGAGGCGGTCGCGCGGGAGCTGCTGGAGGAGACCGGACTGGTGATCGAGGGGATGACCCGGTTCACGGTCACCGAGGACACCACGGTCTTCCTGGGCCGTTGGGACGGCGACCCGTCGCGGATCCCGGTCGGCGAGGGCATCATGTTCGCCTTCTTCGACGCGTCGACGGTCCGGCATCTCGTCGTGGCGCCCTGGGCGGCCGAGGTGCTCGCCCTGCACCGCGGCGACGGGAGCGTGCCCGTGCGGCGGGAGGCCCCGCATGTCGTGGGCGTCCATCTCTACCTGGAGCAGGACGGCAGGATCCTGCTCGGGCTGCGCCATCCGGACGCGGCCTTCGCGCCCCGGACCCACCACTTCCTCGCCGGGCACTGCGAACAGGAGTCGGCCGTGACCTGTCTGGTGCGGGAGGCCAGGGAGGAGGCGGGGCTGGAGATCGACCCGGCGGACGTGGAGCTGGTGCACACCGTCCACATCGACAACGGCTTCCGCCGCCGGCCCCGGATCCAGCTGGTGTTCCGCGCCCGCCGCTGGGGCGGCGAACCGCGACTGCTCGAACCGGACAAGTGCCTGGGCTGGGACTGGTGGCCCCTCGACGCGCTCCCGGAGCCGATGGTCGACTACGCGCGGGCGGCGGTCGACGGCATCCGAGCCGGCCGCGCGTACACGGAGCTGGGCTGGGGCTGA
- a CDS encoding phytoene desaturase family protein — protein sequence MPAHEGHHTYDAVVVGGGHNGLVAAAYLARAGRSVLVLERLDHTGGAAVSTRPFTGVDARLSRYSYLVSLLPRKIVTDLGLRFRVQGRTISSYTPVERGGRPTGLLVGGGEDRTREAFARLTGGEREYTAWQRFYGMTGRLAQRVFPTLTEPLPTRDELRRRIDDEEAWRALFEEPIGAAVEANFTDDLVRGVVLTDALIGTFADAHDPSLRQNRCFLYHVIGGGTGAWDVPVGGMGALTDALAAAARDAGAVIATGHEAVRIATDGHSAEVTWRTADGEGVTTARHVLVGASPQALAALTGDRPPAPAEGAQLKVNMLLKRLPRLRDGSVDPREAFAGTFHIAEGYEQLATAHAQAAAGELPAAPPSEIYCHSLTDPTILGPDLVARGYQTLTLFGLHTPARLFARDHDSVRDELLKATLAQLDAHLAEPLADCLALDADGRPCIEAKTPLDLERDLGLPGGNIFHRDLSWPYADEATGRWGVETAHANILLCGAGAVRGGGVSGVPGHNAAMAVLEADR from the coding sequence ATGCCTGCTCACGAGGGACACCACACCTACGACGCCGTAGTCGTCGGCGGCGGACACAACGGCCTGGTCGCCGCCGCCTACCTGGCCCGGGCCGGACGGTCCGTGCTGGTGCTGGAACGGCTCGACCACACCGGCGGCGCAGCCGTCTCCACCCGCCCCTTCACCGGTGTGGACGCCCGGCTGTCGCGCTACTCCTACCTGGTCAGCCTGCTCCCGCGGAAGATCGTGACGGACCTCGGCCTGCGCTTCCGCGTGCAAGGGCGCACGATCTCGTCGTACACCCCCGTCGAGCGCGGCGGACGACCCACGGGACTTCTGGTGGGCGGGGGAGAGGACCGCACCCGGGAGGCCTTCGCCCGGCTGACGGGCGGGGAGCGGGAGTATACGGCCTGGCAGCGCTTCTACGGCATGACCGGGCGCCTCGCCCAACGGGTCTTCCCCACGCTCACCGAACCCCTGCCCACCCGGGACGAGCTGCGCCGCCGTATCGACGACGAGGAAGCCTGGCGCGCGCTCTTCGAGGAACCGATCGGCGCCGCCGTGGAGGCGAACTTCACCGACGACCTGGTACGGGGCGTGGTCCTCACCGACGCCCTCATCGGCACCTTCGCCGACGCCCACGACCCCTCCCTCCGGCAGAACCGCTGCTTCCTGTACCACGTCATCGGCGGCGGGACCGGTGCCTGGGACGTGCCCGTCGGCGGGATGGGGGCCCTCACCGACGCCCTGGCCGCCGCCGCGCGCGACGCCGGAGCCGTCATCGCCACCGGCCACGAGGCCGTCCGTATCGCCACCGACGGCCACAGCGCCGAGGTCACCTGGCGCACCGCCGACGGCGAGGGCGTCACCACCGCCCGCCACGTCCTGGTGGGCGCCTCCCCGCAGGCCCTCGCCGCCCTCACCGGCGACAGGCCGCCGGCCCCCGCCGAGGGTGCCCAGCTCAAGGTGAACATGCTGCTCAAGCGGCTGCCCAGGCTGCGGGACGGCTCGGTCGACCCGCGCGAGGCCTTCGCCGGCACCTTCCACATCGCCGAGGGCTACGAGCAGCTCGCCACCGCCCACGCCCAGGCCGCCGCCGGTGAGCTGCCCGCCGCTCCGCCGTCCGAGATCTACTGCCACTCCCTGACCGACCCGACGATCCTCGGCCCCGACCTGGTCGCGCGGGGCTACCAGACCCTGACGCTGTTCGGTCTGCACACCCCGGCCCGGCTCTTCGCACGTGACCACGACTCCGTCCGCGACGAACTCCTCAAGGCCACCCTCGCCCAGCTCGACGCCCACCTCGCCGAACCGCTGGCCGACTGTCTCGCCCTGGACGCCGACGGGCGCCCCTGCATCGAGGCGAAGACCCCGCTCGACCTGGAGCGCGACCTCGGGCTGCCCGGCGGCAACATCTTCCACCGCGACCTGTCCTGGCCGTACGCGGACGAGGCCACCGGCCGCTGGGGCGTGGAGACCGCGCACGCGAACATCCTGCTGTGCGGCGCGGGCGCGGTCCGCGGGGGAGGGGTGAGCGGAGTGCCGGGGCACAACGCGGCGATGGCGGTTCTGGAGGCCGACCGGTAA
- a CDS encoding S8 family peptidase gives MLAATLGAALAFGTPGALAGTLPVVSSTAPAAKAHAPAAVPASQSAAWVAGTRAYLVITAPGDNAAVRSAITANGGTVFSNYDAIGVIVAHSASSGFAATMRGVAGVQQVGATRTSDVPADAYNPPLPANPAQASTPAGEPVRADMSQIKADQAWAVNPGSASVTVGILDTGVDDQHQDLAPNFDAADSVSCAYGKPDTRAGAWRDVDTHGTHVAGTIAAAKNGKGVVGVAPGVKIAAVRVAEPGNSFFFAENTICGFVWAGDHGFKVTNNSYYTDPWQFNCPDNIDQAAIIEGVKRAQEYAEGKGSLQIAAAGNENYDLAHKTTDSASPNDSTPVTRTITNACLDIPTELPGVVTVAANGTGVTKASFSNYGQGVIDVAAPGSSVYSTVPGGGYGSKSGTSMATPHVVGVAALIASANPGITPEQISAKLAAQANDIACPSDSRCTGTTANNSFFGEGQVDALKAVGTTPPPGAYFENLTDFAVNDNATVESPIAVTGVTGNAPATLKVGVDIKHTYIGDLKVDLVAPDGTVYTLHNHTGGSADNIAQTYTLNASSEVANGTWKLRVNDNAASDTGKIDAWNLTF, from the coding sequence GTGCTGGCGGCCACGCTCGGCGCCGCCCTCGCGTTCGGCACCCCGGGCGCCCTCGCGGGCACGCTCCCCGTCGTCTCCTCCACCGCACCGGCCGCCAAGGCCCACGCCCCGGCCGCCGTGCCGGCTTCCCAGAGTGCGGCCTGGGTGGCCGGCACACGTGCCTACCTCGTGATCACCGCCCCCGGTGACAATGCGGCGGTCCGCTCCGCGATCACGGCCAACGGCGGCACCGTCTTCTCGAACTACGACGCCATCGGCGTGATCGTCGCCCACTCGGCGTCCAGCGGATTCGCCGCCACCATGCGCGGCGTCGCGGGCGTGCAGCAGGTCGGCGCCACACGCACCTCGGACGTCCCGGCCGATGCCTACAACCCGCCGCTCCCGGCCAATCCGGCCCAGGCCTCGACCCCGGCCGGAGAGCCGGTCCGGGCCGACATGAGCCAGATCAAGGCCGACCAGGCCTGGGCCGTGAACCCGGGCTCCGCGTCCGTCACGGTCGGCATCCTGGACACCGGTGTGGACGACCAGCACCAGGACCTGGCGCCCAACTTCGACGCGGCCGACTCGGTCTCCTGCGCCTACGGCAAGCCCGACACGCGTGCCGGCGCATGGCGGGACGTCGACACGCACGGCACCCACGTGGCGGGCACCATCGCCGCGGCCAAGAACGGCAAGGGCGTCGTGGGCGTGGCCCCCGGGGTGAAGATCGCCGCGGTCCGGGTCGCCGAGCCGGGCAACTCGTTCTTCTTCGCCGAGAACACCATCTGCGGCTTCGTCTGGGCCGGTGACCACGGCTTCAAGGTCACCAACAACAGCTATTACACGGACCCGTGGCAGTTCAACTGCCCGGACAACATCGACCAGGCCGCCATCATCGAGGGCGTCAAGCGCGCCCAGGAGTACGCCGAGGGCAAGGGTTCCCTCCAGATCGCCGCCGCGGGCAACGAGAACTACGACCTCGCCCACAAGACGACCGACTCCGCGAGCCCGAACGACTCGACGCCGGTCACCCGCACCATCACCAACGCCTGCCTCGACATCCCGACCGAGCTGCCGGGCGTGGTCACGGTCGCGGCCAACGGCACGGGCGTCACCAAGGCCTCGTTCTCCAACTACGGGCAGGGCGTCATCGACGTCGCGGCGCCGGGCAGCAGCGTGTACTCCACGGTCCCCGGCGGCGGCTACGGCAGCAAGAGCGGCACCTCGATGGCCACCCCGCACGTGGTAGGCGTGGCGGCACTCATCGCCAGCGCCAACCCGGGCATCACCCCGGAGCAGATCAGCGCCAAGCTGGCCGCCCAGGCCAACGACATCGCCTGCCCCTCGGACAGCCGCTGCACGGGCACGACGGCCAACAACTCGTTCTTCGGCGAAGGCCAGGTCGACGCCCTCAAGGCCGTCGGCACCACCCCGCCGCCCGGCGCGTACTTCGAGAACCTCACGGACTTCGCCGTCAACGACAACGCGACCGTGGAGAGCCCGATCGCCGTCACCGGTGTGACCGGCAACGCCCCGGCCACCCTCAAGGTGGGTGTGGACATCAAGCACACCTACATCGGTGACCTGAAGGTCGACCTGGTGGCGCCGGACGGCACCGTCTACACGCTGCACAACCACACCGGCGGCAGCGCCGACAACATCGCCCAGACCTACACCCTGAACGCCTCCTCGGAGGTCGCGAACGGCACCTGGAAGCTGCGCGTCAACGACAACGCCGCCTCCGACACGGGCAAGATCGACGCCTGGAACCTGACCTTCTAG